Proteins encoded in a region of the Gordonia crocea genome:
- a CDS encoding NAD(P)/FAD-dependent oxidoreductase, whose translation MSEKLDAGATVVIVGAGLGGVRVAENLRTGGHQGPVVMIGAETHPPYDRPPLSKKVLTEPAGRPDLKPDEFYTDSSIELRTGEHVDAVDAAAKTVTVSRADGSTYEQPYDALVLATGLLPREFPGAEGVDGVYTLRTIDDAEKLRGAIGEHPDGAAVVIGAGFIGCETAASLHTLGMSVTLVEPAPTPLAQAVGTEIGGLVTRQHTDKGVTVRSGIGVDEIVTDGASVTGVRLSDGQTVPADLVVVGIGSTPVVGFLDGSGIELASREVGGGIACNEVGRASAEGVFAVGDVANWRDHGGTQVRAEHWNHTVEQAAIVAAALLGTDHAVVPAVPYFWSDQYDLKIQVLGWPKADDEVHVVSDDGNKWLAYFSRDGMLTAVAGAGKVGAVMKTRPKLLTPTPIADVLPD comes from the coding sequence ATGTCGGAGAAGCTTGACGCCGGAGCGACGGTGGTGATCGTGGGGGCCGGTCTCGGCGGAGTCCGCGTGGCCGAGAACCTGCGCACCGGAGGGCACCAGGGGCCCGTCGTGATGATCGGTGCCGAGACGCACCCGCCCTACGACCGGCCGCCGCTGTCGAAGAAGGTCCTCACCGAACCGGCCGGCCGCCCCGACCTGAAACCCGATGAGTTCTACACGGATTCGTCGATCGAGCTGCGCACCGGCGAGCATGTCGACGCCGTCGACGCGGCGGCCAAAACGGTCACCGTGTCGCGGGCCGACGGCTCGACGTATGAGCAGCCCTACGACGCGCTCGTCCTCGCGACCGGGCTGTTGCCGCGGGAGTTTCCCGGCGCCGAGGGCGTCGACGGCGTGTACACCCTGCGGACCATCGACGACGCGGAGAAGCTGCGCGGCGCGATCGGGGAGCACCCCGACGGCGCGGCCGTGGTGATCGGCGCCGGGTTCATCGGCTGTGAGACCGCCGCGAGCCTGCACACCCTGGGAATGAGCGTCACCCTCGTCGAACCCGCCCCGACGCCGCTGGCCCAGGCCGTCGGCACCGAGATCGGCGGGTTGGTCACGCGCCAGCACACCGACAAGGGGGTGACGGTGCGGTCGGGGATCGGCGTGGACGAGATCGTCACCGACGGCGCCTCGGTCACCGGGGTCCGGCTCTCCGACGGGCAGACCGTGCCCGCCGACCTCGTGGTCGTCGGGATCGGGTCCACGCCGGTGGTCGGCTTCCTCGACGGCTCGGGCATCGAGTTGGCCAGCCGCGAAGTCGGCGGCGGTATCGCCTGCAACGAGGTCGGCCGCGCCAGCGCCGAGGGCGTGTTCGCCGTCGGCGACGTGGCGAATTGGCGCGACCACGGCGGCACGCAGGTGCGCGCCGAGCACTGGAACCACACCGTGGAGCAGGCGGCGATCGTCGCCGCGGCGCTGCTGGGCACCGACCACGCCGTCGTGCCCGCCGTGCCGTACTTCTGGAGCGACCAGTACGACCTGAAGATTCAGGTGCTGGGCTGGCCGAAGGCCGACGACGAGGTCCACGTCGTCTCCGACGACGGCAACAAGTGGCTCGCCTACTTCAGCCGCGACGGAATGCTCACCGCCGTTGCCGGGGCGGGCAAGGTCGGCGCGGTCATGAAGACCCGGCCCAAGCTGCTCACCCCGACGCCGATCGCCGACGTCCTGCCGGACTGA
- a CDS encoding DNA alkylation repair protein produces the protein MAPALAAPQIRGTVLAAGDSERAESSAWFFKTGPGEYGESDVFAGVTVPALRRLARGFRGVSPSVVTELLADEVHEVRLIALILMVGEFDRASADGRAEWVQCYRDGIAAGRVNNWDLVDSSARQILGAWCLARGDDAELLDYARRESLWDRRVGIIGTHAYLWVGEASATLAVAPLVIDDRRDLIQKALGWMLREMGKRVSRESLTAYLDERAPELGRTALSYAVEHLPPEQRAHYRSLR, from the coding sequence ATGGCGCCGGCGCTCGCGGCACCGCAGATCCGCGGGACGGTCCTGGCCGCTGGCGATTCCGAGCGCGCCGAGTCGTCGGCCTGGTTCTTCAAGACCGGGCCCGGTGAATACGGCGAGAGCGACGTCTTCGCCGGGGTGACGGTGCCGGCGTTGCGCCGCCTGGCGCGCGGGTTTCGGGGGGTGTCGCCCTCGGTGGTGACCGAACTGCTCGCCGACGAGGTGCACGAGGTCCGGCTCATCGCGTTGATCCTGATGGTCGGCGAATTCGACCGCGCGTCGGCCGACGGGCGCGCCGAGTGGGTGCAGTGCTACCGGGACGGCATCGCCGCCGGGCGCGTGAACAACTGGGACCTGGTGGATTCCTCGGCCCGGCAGATCCTCGGCGCATGGTGCCTGGCACGCGGCGACGACGCGGAGCTGCTCGACTACGCGCGCCGGGAATCGTTGTGGGACAGGCGGGTCGGGATCATCGGCACGCACGCGTATCTGTGGGTGGGGGAGGCGTCGGCGACGCTGGCGGTCGCCCCGCTCGTCATCGACGACCGCCGCGACCTGATCCAGAAGGCCCTGGGCTGGATGCTGCGCGAGATGGGCAAGCGGGTGTCGCGGGAGTCGCTGACCGCCTATCTTGACGAGCGCGCACCCGAGTTGGGGCGGACCGCCCTGAGTTACGCCGTCGAGCACCTGCCGCCCGAGCAGCGTGCGCATTACCGCTCCCTGCGCTAA
- a CDS encoding LLM class F420-dependent oxidoreductase, producing MAIRIGVQIQPQQAPDYQLIRDAVLRAEDLGVDVVFNWDHFFPLYGDADGPHFECWTMLGAWAEQTSRVEFGALVTCNSYRNPELLADMARTVDHISGGRVILGIGSGWFERDYDEYGYEFGTAGSRLDDLGAAMPRIVDRWGKLNPPPTRKIPVLIGGGGERKTLRIVAEYGDIWHSFADAEAYRHKSEVLARHCADVGRDPAQIERSVAVGGKGKTVDDVLRQADEMAELGVGLITADAGGPRYNLDRVEALCRWRDQRS from the coding sequence ATGGCCATTCGCATCGGCGTCCAGATCCAGCCGCAACAGGCACCCGACTACCAGCTGATCCGCGACGCGGTGCTGCGCGCCGAGGATCTCGGCGTCGACGTGGTCTTCAACTGGGACCACTTCTTCCCGCTCTACGGCGACGCCGACGGGCCGCACTTCGAGTGCTGGACCATGTTGGGCGCGTGGGCCGAACAGACCTCGCGGGTGGAGTTCGGCGCGCTGGTCACCTGCAACTCCTACCGGAACCCGGAGCTGCTGGCCGATATGGCGCGCACCGTCGACCACATCAGCGGCGGCCGGGTGATCCTCGGGATCGGGTCGGGATGGTTCGAGCGCGACTATGACGAGTACGGCTACGAGTTCGGCACCGCCGGATCGCGCCTCGACGACCTGGGTGCGGCCATGCCGCGGATCGTCGACCGGTGGGGCAAGCTCAATCCGCCGCCGACGCGCAAGATCCCGGTGCTGATCGGCGGCGGAGGCGAGCGCAAGACGCTGCGCATCGTCGCCGAGTACGGCGACATCTGGCATTCGTTCGCCGACGCCGAGGCCTACCGCCACAAGTCGGAGGTGCTGGCCCGGCACTGCGCCGACGTCGGGCGGGACCCGGCGCAGATCGAGCGGTCGGTGGCCGTCGGCGGGAAGGGCAAGACGGTCGACGACGTGCTGCGCCAAGCCGACGAGATGGCCGAACTGGGCGTCGGACTGATCACCGCCGACGCCGGTGGGCCGCGATACAACCTGGACCGCGTCGAGGCGCTGTGCCGCTGGCGCGATCAGCGCAGCTGA
- a CDS encoding DoxX family protein, with protein sequence MSTDRLARILSLILLVPGVLHFLTPKPFDSIVPEELPGEPRHYTYASGIAEVGLGAALLVPSLRRRAAGLAALLFAAVFPANVNMVRLWQDKGPVLKTIALARPPLQIPLIALALRVWRNA encoded by the coding sequence ATGTCGACGGACCGCCTGGCGAGAATCCTGTCCCTGATCCTGCTCGTGCCCGGGGTCTTACACTTCCTGACGCCCAAGCCGTTCGACTCGATCGTGCCCGAGGAACTGCCCGGCGAACCGCGCCACTACACCTATGCGTCGGGCATCGCCGAGGTCGGACTCGGCGCCGCACTGCTGGTGCCGTCACTGCGACGACGGGCCGCCGGCCTTGCCGCCCTGCTCTTCGCCGCGGTCTTCCCGGCGAACGTGAACATGGTGCGGCTCTGGCAGGACAAGGGCCCGGTGTTGAAGACCATCGCGCTGGCCCGCCCGCCGCTGCAGATCCCGCTGATCGCACTGGCGCTCAGGGTCTGGCGCAACGCCTGA
- a CDS encoding ferredoxin--NADP reductase — MTDLVPHGSRSVILTVAQVVDETPDARSIVFDVPAAMGEKFTDYQPGQFLTLRIPSDQTGSVARCYSLSSSPSTDDKPKVTVKRTPEGYGSNWVCDNLAAGSQIEALPPSGVFTPANIHAPLLLIAAGSGVTPVMSILKTALRMGTGPITFFYANRGENDVIFADELRALHEANPGRLTLVHWLESLQGLPSIRALATFFKPMATTHSAYICGPGPFMDAVHEGLAKAKFDHHNVHSEVYNSLSGDPFVDVEHEEVSEEEAADAAQVEVELDGETHTLVWPRNRTLIDVMLAAGLDAPYSCLEGECGSCACTLSEGTVDMENSGALDPDDIADGYILGCQSRPTADNLKIEF; from the coding sequence ATGACCGACTTGGTCCCCCACGGCTCGCGCAGCGTCATCCTGACGGTGGCGCAGGTCGTCGACGAGACCCCTGACGCGCGCAGCATCGTCTTCGACGTCCCCGCGGCGATGGGTGAGAAGTTCACCGACTACCAGCCCGGGCAGTTCCTCACCCTGCGCATCCCCAGCGACCAGACCGGGTCGGTCGCGCGGTGCTACTCGCTGTCCTCGTCGCCGTCGACCGACGACAAGCCCAAGGTCACCGTCAAGCGCACCCCGGAGGGCTACGGCTCCAACTGGGTGTGCGACAACCTCGCCGCCGGATCCCAGATCGAGGCCCTCCCCCCGTCGGGCGTCTTCACCCCCGCCAACATCCACGCACCGCTGCTCCTCATCGCGGCCGGCTCCGGTGTCACCCCGGTCATGTCGATCCTCAAGACGGCACTGCGCATGGGCACCGGACCGATCACGTTCTTCTACGCCAACCGCGGCGAGAACGACGTCATCTTCGCCGACGAGCTGCGCGCCCTGCACGAAGCCAACCCCGGCCGGCTGACCCTCGTCCACTGGCTCGAGTCGCTGCAGGGGCTGCCCAGCATCCGCGCCCTCGCCACCTTCTTCAAGCCGATGGCCACCACCCACTCGGCTTACATCTGCGGGCCCGGACCGTTCATGGACGCCGTCCACGAGGGGTTGGCCAAGGCCAAGTTCGACCACCACAACGTGCACAGCGAGGTCTACAACTCACTCTCCGGCGACCCGTTCGTCGACGTCGAGCACGAGGAGGTCTCCGAGGAGGAGGCCGCCGACGCCGCACAGGTCGAAGTGGAGCTCGACGGCGAGACCCACACCCTCGTCTGGCCGCGCAACCGCACCCTCATCGACGTGATGTTGGCCGCCGGCCTGGACGCGCCGTACTCCTGCCTGGAGGGCGAGTGCGGGTCCTGTGCCTGCACGCTCTCGGAGGGCACCGTCGACATGGAGAACTCCGGGGCGCTCGACCCGGACGACATCGCCGACGGCTACATCCTCGGCTGCCAGTCGCGGCCCACCGCCGACAACCTCAAGATCGAGTTCTGA
- the mftR gene encoding mycofactocin system transcriptional regulator (MftR, the mycofactocin system transcriptional regulator, is an uncharacterized TetR family DNA-binding transcription factor. Its role is inferred by context. It occurs as part of the biosynthesis locus for mycofactocin, a partially characterized electron carrier derived from the terminal Val-Tyr dipeptide of the precursor peptide MftA, through a radical SAM enzyme-mediated process.), with amino-acid sequence MSRRPVTTKTRICDLAIDLFDRNGFDETSVDDIAAAAGIARRTLFRYYPSKNAIAWGDFDVHLEDMRTFLDTLPGDMPLTEALAAALIDFNDVPAAQTARHRRRMRLLLTIPALQAHSMIMYADWRHTVAGYIGARLGVPADGYLPQLISWLTLSTALAAYEQWLDDSHDPSAQRLRDLLLEGSGVLANGIDGALALAPVDTLN; translated from the coding sequence GTGAGCCGTCGGCCCGTGACGACCAAGACGCGCATCTGCGACCTCGCCATCGACCTCTTCGACCGCAACGGCTTCGACGAGACCAGCGTCGACGACATCGCCGCGGCGGCCGGCATCGCCCGCCGCACCCTGTTCCGCTACTACCCGTCGAAGAACGCCATCGCCTGGGGCGACTTCGACGTCCACCTCGAGGACATGCGCACCTTCCTCGACACCCTCCCCGGCGATATGCCGCTGACCGAGGCGCTCGCCGCCGCCCTCATCGACTTCAACGACGTCCCCGCGGCGCAGACCGCGCGCCACCGGCGCCGCATGCGCCTGCTGCTCACCATCCCGGCGCTGCAGGCGCACTCGATGATCATGTACGCCGACTGGCGCCACACGGTCGCCGGTTACATCGGCGCACGCCTGGGGGTGCCGGCCGACGGCTATCTGCCACAGCTGATCAGCTGGCTCACCCTCAGCACCGCACTGGCCGCCTACGAGCAATGGCTCGACGATTCCCACGACCCGTCGGCACAGCGTCTGCGCGACCTGCTCCTCGAGGGGAGCGGCGTGCTCGCCAACGGTATCGACGGCGCTCTCGCCCTGGCGCCGGTCGATACGCTAAATTAG
- the mftA gene encoding mycofactocin precursor MftA (Mycofactocin is a small molecule electron carrier derived from the final two amino acids, Val-Tyr, of MftA, the mycofactocin precursor. It plays a role in redox homeostasis and the metabolism of alcohols and aldehydes in Actinobacteria, including Mycobacterium tuberculosis.), whose translation MADQETVTDTELVSESLVEEVSIDGMCGVY comes from the coding sequence ATGGCTGATCAGGAAACTGTCACCGACACCGAGCTCGTCAGCGAATCGCTGGTCGAGGAGGTCTCGATCGACGGGATGTGCGGGGTCTACTGA
- the mftB gene encoding mycofactocin biosynthesis chaperone MftB (MftB, a small protein, is a peptide chaperone that assists the radical SAM enzyme MftC in performing two modifications to the C-terminal Val-Tyr dipeptide of the mycofactocin precursor peptide, MftA. MftB's role is analogous to the role of PqqD in the biosynthesis of PQQ, a cofactor that derives entirely from a Tyr and a Glu in the precursor PqqA.) — MSAPASATSPGDRASVTGAGAATPASTPIDGPRADAEPAFRLDAAWVLNPKVAVRPEPFGALLYHFGTRKLSFLKNRTVVGIVQSLHDYPDADTALTAAGIDRASRPLYVQALGALAESGMIIPRQETPS; from the coding sequence ATGAGTGCCCCCGCTTCGGCAACCAGTCCCGGTGACCGCGCATCGGTCACCGGGGCGGGTGCCGCCACCCCCGCCAGTACTCCGATCGACGGCCCGCGCGCCGACGCCGAGCCGGCCTTCCGGCTCGATGCCGCGTGGGTGCTCAACCCGAAGGTCGCCGTGCGCCCCGAGCCGTTCGGCGCGCTGCTCTACCACTTCGGCACCCGCAAGCTTTCGTTCCTCAAGAACCGGACCGTCGTCGGGATCGTGCAATCGCTGCACGACTACCCCGACGCCGACACCGCCCTCACCGCCGCCGGAATCGACCGTGCGTCGCGCCCGCTTTACGTCCAAGCGCTGGGCGCGCTCGCCGAATCCGGCATGATCATCCCGCGACAGGAGACTCCGTCATGA
- the mftC gene encoding mycofactocin radical SAM maturase (MftC is a radical SAM/SPASM enzyme that catalyzes the first two steps in biosynthesis of the electron carrier mycofactocin from the terminal Val-Tyr dipeptide of the precursor peptide MftA.) has protein sequence MTTLEQPRVAAPPAVGRLVDQFERGLDAPICLTWELTYACNLACVHCLSSSGKRDPRELSTEQCKGIIDELQRMQVFYVNIGGGEPTVRPDFWELVDYATSHQVGVKFSTNGLRITPEVAQRLAASDYVDVQISLDGATAEVNDAVRGPGSFDMAVRALENLRDAGFGDAKISVVMTRENVAQLDEFKALADRYNATLRITRLRPSGRGADVWDDLHPLPEQQRELYDWLVAHGDRVLTGDSFFHLSAFSSGGGSGLPGLNLCGAGRVVCLIDPIGDVYACPFAIHENFLAGNISTDGGFQEIWQRSDLFTSLREPQSAGACASCNHFDACRGGCMAAKFFTGLPMDGPDPECVQGYGESLLAGDRTKPTANKDHSRGVPLQLMTRPPSRDCDENPLAGFLPTTATGCSSSGCSTC, from the coding sequence ATGACGACACTGGAACAGCCCCGGGTCGCCGCACCACCGGCCGTCGGCCGCCTGGTCGACCAGTTCGAGCGCGGCCTCGACGCCCCCATCTGCCTCACCTGGGAGCTGACCTACGCCTGCAACCTGGCATGCGTGCACTGCCTCTCGTCGTCGGGCAAGCGCGATCCGCGCGAACTGTCGACCGAGCAGTGCAAGGGCATCATCGACGAGCTGCAGCGCATGCAGGTCTTCTACGTCAACATCGGCGGCGGCGAGCCGACCGTGCGGCCGGACTTCTGGGAGCTCGTCGACTACGCGACCAGCCATCAGGTCGGCGTGAAGTTCTCCACCAACGGCTTGCGCATCACCCCCGAGGTGGCGCAGCGGCTGGCCGCGTCGGACTACGTCGACGTGCAGATCTCGCTCGACGGCGCGACCGCGGAGGTCAACGACGCGGTGCGCGGCCCCGGCTCCTTCGACATGGCGGTGCGCGCCCTGGAGAACCTGCGCGACGCGGGGTTCGGCGACGCCAAGATCAGCGTCGTCATGACCCGCGAGAACGTCGCCCAGCTCGACGAGTTCAAGGCGCTCGCCGACCGCTACAACGCGACGCTGCGCATCACCCGGCTGCGCCCGTCGGGCCGCGGCGCCGACGTGTGGGACGACCTGCACCCGCTGCCCGAGCAGCAGCGCGAGCTTTATGACTGGCTCGTCGCCCACGGCGACCGTGTGCTCACCGGCGACTCCTTCTTCCACTTGTCGGCGTTTTCGTCAGGCGGTGGCAGCGGCCTGCCAGGACTGAATCTGTGCGGTGCCGGGCGCGTCGTCTGCCTCATCGACCCGATCGGCGACGTGTACGCGTGCCCGTTTGCGATCCATGAAAACTTCCTGGCCGGCAACATCAGCACCGACGGCGGGTTCCAGGAGATCTGGCAGCGCTCGGACCTGTTCACCTCGCTGCGCGAGCCGCAGAGTGCGGGGGCGTGTGCGTCGTGCAACCACTTCGATGCCTGCCGCGGCGGCTGCATGGCGGCGAAGTTCTTCACCGGTCTGCCGATGGACGGCCCGGACCCCGAGTGCGTCCAGGGCTATGGCGAGTCGCTGCTGGCCGGCGACCGCACCAAACCGACCGCCAACAAGGACCACTCCCGCGGTGTTCCGCTGCAGCTCATGACCCGGCCGCCGTCGCGCGACTGCGACGAAAACCCGCTCGCGGGCTTCCTGCCCACCACGGCGACCGGCTGCTCGTCGTCGGGCTGTTCCACCTGCTGA
- the mftD gene encoding pre-mycofactocin synthase MftD (MftD, an enzyme found in the mycofactocin biosynthesis locus, performs an oxidative deamination of 3-amino-5-[(p-hydroxyphenyl)methyl]-4,4-dimethyl-2-pyrrolidinone (AHDP). The resulting compound, now called pre-mycofactocin (PMFT), is a biologically active redox cofactor that can oxidize the non-exchangeable NADH of TIGR03971 family SDR-type oxidoreductases.) has protein sequence MSKFAELMERNPWRRNPWFETIGEAQRRAQKRLPKTVYSSLVAGTQAGITVTDNVEAFKEIGFAPHVVGATPERNLTTTVMGQEISFPVMISPTGVQAVDPDGEVAVARAAAARGTAMGLSSFASKPVEEVTAVNDKIFFQIYWLGSREEILARAQRAKEAGCKGLIVTTDWVFNIGRDWGSPEIPEQVDLRAVAKLAPEMITKPRYALSWFRDGKLIIPDLSAPNIAHKDEPGPTFFDVYGTWMNTPPPTWEDLKWLREQWDGPFMVKGITRIDDAKRAVDIGATAISVSNHGGNNLDGTPATIRVLGPIADEVGKDVDVLLDGGIRRGSDVVKALALGAKAVMIGRAYLWGLAANGQAGVENVLDLLRMGIDSALMGLGRDDVADLSRKDLIIPEGFERVFGD, from the coding sequence ATGTCGAAATTCGCCGAGCTGATGGAGCGCAATCCGTGGCGCCGCAACCCGTGGTTCGAGACCATCGGGGAGGCGCAGCGACGGGCCCAGAAGCGGCTGCCCAAGACGGTCTACTCGTCGCTGGTCGCGGGGACCCAGGCCGGCATCACCGTGACCGACAACGTCGAGGCCTTCAAGGAGATCGGCTTCGCGCCGCACGTCGTCGGTGCGACGCCGGAGCGCAACCTCACCACCACGGTGATGGGGCAGGAGATCTCGTTCCCGGTCATGATCTCGCCGACCGGCGTGCAGGCCGTCGACCCCGACGGCGAGGTCGCCGTCGCGCGGGCCGCCGCCGCCCGCGGAACGGCGATGGGACTGTCGAGCTTTGCGAGCAAGCCGGTCGAAGAGGTCACCGCGGTCAACGACAAGATCTTCTTCCAGATCTACTGGCTCGGCAGCCGCGAGGAGATCCTCGCCCGCGCGCAGCGCGCCAAGGAGGCGGGCTGCAAGGGCCTGATCGTCACCACCGACTGGGTGTTCAACATCGGCCGCGACTGGGGCAGCCCGGAGATCCCCGAGCAGGTGGATCTGCGAGCGGTGGCCAAGCTGGCGCCGGAGATGATCACCAAGCCGCGCTACGCTTTGAGCTGGTTCCGCGACGGCAAGCTGATCATCCCGGACCTCTCCGCCCCGAACATCGCCCACAAGGACGAGCCGGGCCCCACCTTCTTCGACGTGTACGGCACCTGGATGAACACCCCGCCGCCCACCTGGGAGGACCTCAAGTGGCTGCGCGAGCAGTGGGACGGCCCGTTCATGGTCAAGGGCATCACCCGCATCGACGACGCAAAGCGGGCCGTCGACATCGGTGCGACGGCGATCTCGGTCTCCAATCACGGCGGCAACAACCTCGACGGCACCCCGGCGACGATCCGCGTTCTCGGGCCGATCGCCGACGAGGTCGGCAAGGACGTCGACGTGCTCCTCGACGGCGGGATCCGCCGGGGCAGCGACGTCGTGAAGGCACTCGCCCTGGGTGCCAAGGCCGTGATGATCGGCCGCGCCTACCTCTGGGGGCTCGCGGCCAACGGCCAGGCCGGTGTCGAGAACGTGCTGGACCTGCTGCGCATGGGTATCGACTCGGCCCTGATGGGACTGGGGCGCGACGACGTCGCCGACCTGTCGCGCAAGGACCTGATCATCCCCGAGGGCTTCGAACGGGTCTTCGGCGACTGA
- a CDS encoding LLM class flavin-dependent oxidoreductase, whose product MSSRPLLRLSAFVMNTTSHILHGAWRRPEAQQHNFNSLEHWVSLARKLEEGKFDFIFFADVVGLYDDYRGGWDKFVETGLQIPSNDPSVIASAIAYNTENLGIAITSSVLQDHPFSFARRISTLDHASNGRIAWNIVTSPSQNPSRNFGLPGLTPHDERYVWADEYVDVVYKLWEGSWDDGALIQDKTSGRHGDPSKIHKINHEGKRYRVEGPHLAAPSPQRTPVLFQAGSSPAGRRFAARNAEAQFIISPSPEAAAPLIADTDRLVVEAGRRAGDVTYFQGLNFVIGSTEEEARRKEAELEESIDIDTMVAHLAGGTGRDLGFLDLDTPIGEIESEASRSLLQWVEEAVQGRPATVRDVGLLTGRSSRVVGTPEQIADILERWQDAGVGGINVVNSTIPGSYVEFIDHVVPVLRERGLVQRDYADGTVRRKLTGDDLLPDRHPAAAYRGAFTPAVAAAD is encoded by the coding sequence ATGTCGTCTCGTCCACTCCTCCGCCTGTCCGCGTTCGTCATGAACACCACGTCGCACATCCTGCACGGGGCGTGGCGGCGGCCGGAGGCCCAGCAGCACAACTTCAACTCGCTCGAGCACTGGGTTTCCTTGGCCCGCAAGCTCGAAGAGGGCAAGTTCGACTTCATCTTCTTCGCCGACGTGGTGGGCCTCTACGACGACTACCGCGGCGGCTGGGACAAGTTCGTCGAGACCGGGTTGCAGATCCCCAGCAACGACCCCTCGGTGATCGCGTCGGCCATTGCCTACAACACCGAGAACCTGGGCATCGCGATTACCAGCTCGGTGCTGCAAGACCACCCGTTCAGCTTCGCCCGCCGCATCTCCACGCTCGACCACGCGTCGAACGGCCGGATCGCCTGGAACATCGTGACCAGCCCCAGCCAGAACCCGTCGCGCAACTTCGGCCTGCCCGGGTTGACCCCGCACGACGAGCGGTATGTGTGGGCCGACGAGTACGTCGATGTCGTCTACAAATTGTGGGAGGGGTCTTGGGACGACGGGGCGCTGATCCAGGACAAGACGTCCGGGCGCCACGGCGACCCGAGCAAGATCCACAAGATCAACCACGAGGGGAAGCGTTACCGCGTCGAGGGGCCGCACCTGGCGGCACCGTCGCCGCAGCGCACCCCGGTGCTCTTCCAGGCCGGCTCGTCGCCAGCCGGGCGCCGGTTCGCCGCGCGCAACGCCGAGGCCCAGTTCATCATCTCGCCGTCGCCGGAGGCCGCCGCGCCGTTGATCGCCGACACCGACCGCCTCGTCGTCGAGGCCGGCCGCCGGGCCGGTGACGTGACGTACTTCCAGGGGTTGAACTTCGTCATCGGGTCGACCGAGGAGGAGGCGCGCCGCAAGGAGGCCGAGCTCGAGGAGTCCATCGACATCGACACGATGGTGGCCCACCTCGCCGGCGGCACGGGACGTGACCTGGGCTTTCTGGACCTCGACACCCCGATCGGCGAGATCGAGTCGGAGGCGTCACGCAGCCTGCTGCAGTGGGTCGAGGAGGCCGTCCAGGGCCGCCCGGCGACGGTGCGCGACGTCGGCCTGCTGACCGGCCGGTCGTCGCGGGTGGTCGGCACCCCCGAGCAGATCGCCGACATCTTGGAGCGGTGGCAGGATGCCGGTGTCGGCGGCATCAACGTGGTGAACTCCACCATTCCGGGCAGCTACGTCGAGTTCATCGACCACGTGGTACCGGTGCTGCGCGAGCGCGGATTGGTGCAGCGCGACTACGCCGACGGCACGGTGCGGCGCAAGCTGACCGGTGACGATCTGCTGCCCGATCGGCACCCGGCCGCCGCCTATCGGGGGGCGTTCACGCCGGCGGTGGCCGCCGCCGACTGA